The following coding sequences lie in one Apium graveolens cultivar Ventura chromosome 3, ASM990537v1, whole genome shotgun sequence genomic window:
- the LOC141713845 gene encoding F-box protein CPR1-like, with amino-acid sequence MASESKHIPADLLIDLLCRLPVKSLFRCMCVCKTWHHLIRTPSFVKIHLNYQKASSNTNKYILYQDSHLCTLLTDSEQLFGFTKSKLYYTPRSFDMHIRRLFVHGVCDGLICLTVWLSAISDMYLWNPICRKVKKLPNLKISSFGTTSTPPPFICGVGFGYYDDDYKVVVIAHFGNKYVVSVYSLSSNTWNVIRTNFHCKHAGSFRDTKFVGGTTYTMTSRNTIVCFQLCDETIRVFDFPEEFSPAAVTAVDMIRIEAYEETVALLSCDSGYFYMWILRDKSSSTSSWEKKFRVQFQKIGIHKVVGFLNNGKYLVRTLSYPRGLNVKLFWCDLDFPKLTEFRSMEVRESSYHAGIHANCTESLFLLDEDRIDPFVHSEMESFCSSMLLILRQDYSP; translated from the coding sequence ATGGCTTCTGAATCTAAGCATATTCCTGCAGATTTGTTAATAGATCTCCTTTGCAGATTGCCAGTTAAATCTCTTTTTCGATGCATGTGTGTTTGCAAAACATGGCATCATCTTATTCGTACACCTTCCTTCGTTAAGATCCATCTCAACTATCAAAAAGCCTCCTCAAACACAAACAAGTACATACTTTATCAAGATTCCCATTTGTGCACATTACTTACTGATAGTGAGCAACTATTCGGTTTTACTAAATCTAAGCTATACTACACTCCCCGATCATTTGATATGCACATCCGTCGTCTATTTGTACACGGTGTTTGTGACGGGTTAATCTGTTTGACGGTTTGGCTCTCTGCAATCAGTGATATGTACTTGTGGAATCCGATTTGTAGAAAAGTCAAAAAACTTCCGAATTTAAAAATCTCTTCGTTTGGTACCACTTCAACTCCACCTCCATTTATTTGTGGCGTGGGATTTGGGTACTACGATGACGATTATAAGGTAGTAGTGATTGCTCACTTTGGGAATAAATACGTTGTCTCAGTTTACAGCTTGAGTTCTAATACTTGGAATGTTATTCGTACTAATTTCCATTGTAAACATGCTGGCTCCTTCCGTGATACCAAGTTTGTAGGAGGTACTACTTATACCATGACATCTCGAAACACAATCGTATGTTTTCAGTTATGTGACGAGACCATTCGTGTGTTCGACTTTCCAGAAGAATTTTCTCCAGCAGCTGTTACCGCTGTTGATATGATCCGAATAGAAGCATATGAAGAAACAGTAGCTCTTTTGAGCTGTGATTCTGGTTACTTTTACATGTGGATATTAAGAGACAAGTCCTCGTCCACATCATCATGGGAAAAGAAATTCAGGGTCCAATTtcaaaaaattggaattcatAAAGTTGTAGGGTTCTTGAATAATGGCAAATATTTGGTAAGGACTCTCAGTTATCCAAGGGGTTTAAATGTAAAGTTATTTTGGTGCGACCTGGATTTTCCGAAGTTGACAGAATTTAGATCAATGGAAGTAAGGGAATCAAGCTACCATGCGGGCATACATGCTAACTGTACTGAGAGCCTTTTTCTACTCGATGAAGATAGGATAGATCCTTTTGTGCACTCGGAGATGGAATCTTTCTGCAGTTCTATGCTTTTAATATTGAGGCAGGACTACTCCCCATAA